One Gimesia aquarii DNA segment encodes these proteins:
- a CDS encoding VOC family protein has product MTDNTRPVNQIEEVYPYLRARDCNAAIEFYQRAFGAVEDFRLTEPGGRIGHAELKFGTATIMVSDEYPEYGILGPQDSVPTGSSVHLHVEDVDTMTQQAAEAGATIVMEPRDQFYGERSSKVLDPFGHEWLLGSHIEDVSPEEMQRRFDEMFKEGESDSKNTSS; this is encoded by the coding sequence ATGACTGACAACACAAGACCTGTCAACCAAATCGAAGAAGTTTATCCCTACCTGAGAGCACGAGACTGTAACGCTGCCATTGAATTCTACCAGCGCGCTTTCGGAGCTGTAGAAGATTTTCGATTGACTGAGCCGGGTGGACGCATAGGACACGCCGAACTTAAGTTTGGAACAGCAACGATCATGGTGTCAGACGAATACCCGGAATATGGAATCCTTGGACCACAGGATTCTGTACCCACTGGCTCGTCAGTTCATCTCCACGTCGAAGATGTGGACACCATGACGCAGCAGGCTGCAGAAGCGGGTGCTACCATTGTCATGGAACCACGCGACCAGTTTTACGGCGAGCGATCCTCCAAAGTACTTGATCCATTCGGCCACGAATGGTTACTTGGTTCGCACATTGAGGATGTCTCACCCGAAGAAATGCAGAGACGATTTGATGAAATGTTCAAAGAAGGCGAATCCGACAGCAAGAATACATCCTCGTGA
- a CDS encoding 2OG-Fe(II) oxygenase, with the protein MFNIDPDQPYILEVPGVLSPEECVQLIQRIETLKPEIATINTLSGTEVNPNVRNNDRVMFDDPQLAETLLARVGERAPKQIHNMSLVGANERFRCYRYKPGMQFRTHADGSFYRNEYEQSCYSFLVYLNEDFTGGATTFVTDPEIAIQPQTGMGLLFQHPLMHEGSLVTSGVKYVARTDLMYQKSMI; encoded by the coding sequence ATGTTTAACATTGATCCGGATCAGCCCTACATTCTCGAAGTCCCCGGTGTCTTATCGCCGGAGGAGTGTGTGCAATTAATCCAGCGCATCGAAACACTCAAACCTGAGATTGCGACCATCAACACTCTCAGTGGTACTGAAGTGAACCCAAACGTTCGCAATAATGACCGTGTTATGTTCGATGATCCACAGTTGGCAGAAACGTTATTAGCGCGTGTCGGTGAACGAGCGCCAAAACAAATTCACAACATGTCGCTTGTGGGGGCCAATGAACGCTTTCGCTGTTATCGTTACAAGCCCGGTATGCAATTCCGAACACACGCCGATGGTTCGTTCTATCGGAATGAATACGAGCAAAGTTGTTATTCGTTTCTTGTCTATCTCAACGAAGACTTTACAGGTGGTGCTACCACATTTGTGACTGACCCGGAAATTGCCATTCAACCCCAAACAGGAATGGGGCTGCTTTTTCAACACCCCCTTATGCATGAAGGAAGCCTGGTCACTTCAGGCGTCAAATACGTCGCGCGCACCGATTTGATGTATCAAAAGTCAATGATCTAA
- a CDS encoding right-handed parallel beta-helix repeat-containing protein, whose protein sequence is MIRVRRCQCQLLSVVLFFSCFEAQLHAWQEGLRVQVADRAKLIAAVNEAEPGTRILIAPGEYRGGLTFDNLRGTKEKPIVLQAQDPRQLPKIVAGTSGIHLRGPAYIELRNLVLTGATGNGLNIDDGGNPHNPARNIIMHGLQVRDIGPKGNRDGIKLSGVDDFVIEDCQVERWGDGGSAIDMVGCHKGEIKDCRFRYRGDIFGSGVQIKGGSADITVSRCRFENAGGRAINIGGSTGHDYFRPANATYEAKNITVEDCTFIGSMSPIVFVGVDGATVRYNTIYRPKRWVMRILQESQGPKFVPCRNGVFSNNIIAFRSDEVRTIINIGDGTSPETFRFAKNHWYCINNPQRSNRLGLPTNETKGSYGKNPMFRNPDRGDFRLHDQSPVRDAGVRTEGNRE, encoded by the coding sequence GTGATTCGAGTGCGTCGATGTCAGTGTCAGTTACTCAGTGTTGTGTTATTTTTCTCCTGCTTCGAGGCACAATTGCATGCTTGGCAGGAGGGTTTGAGGGTACAAGTTGCCGATCGTGCAAAACTGATTGCGGCGGTTAATGAGGCAGAGCCCGGAACTCGTATTCTGATCGCCCCAGGTGAGTATCGTGGTGGGTTGACGTTTGACAATCTCCGAGGAACCAAAGAAAAGCCGATCGTTTTGCAGGCTCAAGATCCGCGTCAGCTTCCGAAGATTGTTGCGGGTACTTCGGGAATCCACCTGCGCGGTCCCGCATACATCGAACTACGTAATCTCGTACTGACTGGTGCGACGGGCAACGGGCTCAACATCGACGACGGTGGAAATCCACATAATCCTGCTCGAAATATCATCATGCATGGACTTCAGGTGCGAGACATTGGACCGAAGGGAAATCGTGACGGCATCAAGCTGTCTGGTGTTGACGACTTCGTAATCGAAGACTGTCAAGTGGAACGCTGGGGAGACGGGGGTTCGGCAATCGACATGGTCGGTTGCCACAAGGGTGAGATTAAAGACTGCAGGTTTCGGTATCGCGGAGATATCTTCGGTAGTGGAGTCCAAATAAAAGGGGGCAGTGCCGACATCACCGTCAGCCGCTGCCGTTTTGAAAATGCAGGTGGGCGTGCGATCAACATTGGCGGCAGCACTGGTCATGACTACTTCCGTCCTGCGAATGCCACGTACGAAGCGAAGAACATTACCGTTGAAGATTGCACGTTTATTGGTTCGATGTCCCCGATCGTGTTTGTTGGCGTGGACGGGGCGACCGTCCGGTACAACACGATTTACCGGCCAAAGCGATGGGTGATGCGCATCCTGCAGGAATCGCAGGGGCCGAAGTTTGTTCCCTGTCGTAACGGTGTGTTTTCGAACAACATCATCGCCTTTCGATCAGACGAGGTTCGTACGATTATCAATATTGGCGATGGTACATCTCCAGAAACGTTTCGGTTTGCAAAGAACCACTGGTATTGCATCAACAATCCACAGCGGAGCAATCGTCTCGGATTGCCGACGAACGAGACAAAGGGAAGTTACGGCAAAAATCCAATGTTTCGCAACCCCGACCGCGGTGACTTCAGGCTCCACGATCAATCACCTGTACGGGATGCCGGAGTTCGCACGGAGGGAAATCGAGAATAG
- a CDS encoding DUF1330 domain-containing protein, translating to MSAFCFFDNLEVIDPEKLEEYKMRTAPIVKKFGGRYIVLGGTCDVVEGSWSPTFPVIIEFPNLAKAYSWYNSEEYKELKSLRFSAVKTNAVFIEGT from the coding sequence ATGTCTGCTTTCTGTTTTTTTGATAATCTTGAAGTGATTGATCCCGAGAAATTGGAGGAATACAAGATGCGTACCGCGCCCATTGTAAAGAAGTTTGGCGGTCGTTACATCGTTCTCGGTGGAACATGCGACGTCGTCGAAGGTTCCTGGTCTCCTACATTTCCCGTCATCATTGAGTTTCCCAATCTCGCAAAGGCGTACTCCTGGTACAATTCAGAAGAATACAAAGAACTCAAGTCGCTACGATTTTCGGCAGTGAAGACAAACGCGGTATTCATAGAAGGAACTTGA
- a CDS encoding MarR family winged helix-turn-helix transcriptional regulator has product MKDAIMNILEKSDRSLPQKLGHVLSRLNVAMRAENWHTLSEDGLNPTQGQVLLLLEHRSVPLRLSEIAAELAVTAPTVSDSVSSLVEKGLVKKRRAADDQRALAVTLTAQGKKLVRRLDNSNDAVVSAITHLDPTDQTQLYRTLLQILRELQQLGRIPVAKMCVTCRYFRPNHHDDPTRPHHCALVDAAFGDQTIRSDCPDHEEADVTLAEQNWKTFTS; this is encoded by the coding sequence ATGAAAGATGCCATCATGAACATATTAGAAAAATCAGACCGATCACTTCCACAAAAGCTGGGACATGTTCTTTCTCGATTGAATGTCGCAATGCGCGCTGAAAATTGGCATACATTGAGTGAGGATGGGCTCAATCCAACTCAAGGGCAGGTATTGTTGCTATTGGAGCATCGAAGTGTGCCGCTAAGATTGTCAGAAATCGCTGCCGAACTCGCAGTGACCGCGCCCACGGTGAGCGACTCAGTTAGTTCCCTCGTTGAAAAGGGTCTGGTAAAAAAGCGTCGGGCAGCCGATGATCAACGTGCCTTGGCAGTCACGTTGACCGCCCAGGGTAAAAAACTCGTGCGCCGACTCGATAACTCTAACGATGCAGTCGTCTCAGCGATCACCCACCTCGACCCGACAGACCAGACCCAGCTTTATCGGACCCTTTTGCAAATTCTTCGAGAGTTGCAGCAACTTGGACGGATTCCGGTTGCCAAGATGTGTGTAACCTGCCGTTACTTCCGTCCGAATCATCACGATGACCCCACCCGTCCACATCACTGTGCTTTAGTGGATGCTGCGTTCGGAGACCAGACAATTCGATCTGACTGTCCAGATCATGAAGAAGCTGATGTGACTCTGGCGGAACAGAATTGGAAAACCTTTACCTCGTAA